The following coding sequences are from one Phalacrocorax carbo chromosome 13, bPhaCar2.1, whole genome shotgun sequence window:
- the LOC104052930 gene encoding dual specificity protein phosphatase 13B, whose amino-acid sequence MPHTRDSSPPTSSSGSGASYETPALSDLQRLCWFRGGSDNHVDQVWPNIYLGDAWAARSKTTLQSLNITHILNAADGPYSINTGAKYYEDLQIEYYGVEAFDDPSFDLSIFFYDAANFIGKALNTSGGKVFVHCAMGVSRSASLVLAFLMIHENMTLVDALKTVSAHRDICPNSGFLSQLRDLDIKLNEERKGSRASATEEL is encoded by the exons ATGCCTCACACCAGAGACTCTTCACCTCCGACTAGCAGCTCAGGGAGCGGAGCTTCCTATGAAACACCAGCACTATCAGACCTCCAGCGGCTCTGCTGGTTCAGAGGAGGCTCTGATAATCACGTGGACCAAGTCTGGCCAAATATTTACCTGGGAGATGC GTGGGCTGCTAGGAGCAAAACTACTCTTCAAAGCCTCAACATTACTCATATCCTTAATGCAGCAGATGGGCCATATAGCATCAACACAGGAGCCAAATATTACGAAGATCTGCAAATAGAGTACTACGGAGTAGAAGCATTTGATGATCCTTCCTTTGATTTAAGCATCTTCTTCTACGATGCTGCCAATTTCATAGGCAAAGCCTTAAACACTTCAGGAG GTAAGGTGTTTGTTCACTGCGCCATGGGGGTGAGCCGCTCTGCGTCTTTAGTGCTTGCCTTTCTAATGATCCACGAAAACATGACACTCGTGGATGCTCTGAAAACAGTGAGTGCTCACAGAGACATTTGCCCAAATTCGGGGTTCCTCAGCCAGCTCCGGGACTTGGACATTAAACTAAatgaagagaggaaaggaagcagAGCATCTGCCACCGAAGAGCTGTAA
- the LOC104053937 gene encoding dual specificity protein phosphatase 13B yields the protein MAWDSLRSRDLLRPKIRSASSRPAGSRGSAETPSLEELRRLLWTRTHPTGHVDEVWPNLYVGDLYVARDKAQLSRMGISHVVNAAAGRFHIDTGPKFYKDLPVDYYGVEAEDNPNFDLSIHFYPVARYIRAALNSPRGKVLVHCAMGISRSATLVLAFLMICEDMSLADAIQTVRSHRGICPNSGFLKQLRELDLQLGRRKGRGAEAR from the exons ATGGCCTGGGACTCGCTGCGCAGCAGGGACTTACTGCGCCCCAAGATCAGAAGTGCCTCAAGCCGGCCGGCCGGCAGCCGGGGCAGTGCAGAAACGCCGTCCCTGGAGGAGCTGCGGCGCCTGCTCTGGACACGCACACACCCCACGGGGCACGTGGATGAAGTCTGGCCAAACCTTTACGTGGGAGACCT GTACGTCGCTCGTGACAAAGCGCAGCTGAGCCGAATGGGCATCTCCCACGTCGTGAACGCTGCCGCCGGGCGATTTCACATCGACACCGGACCCAAGTTCTACAAAGACCTGCCCGTGGATTACTATGGAGTAGAAGCAGAGGACAACCCGAACTTTGATCTCAGCATTCACTTCTACCCAGTTGCTCGATACATAAGAGCAGCACTGAACTCCCCGAGAG gcaaaGTACTAGTTCACTGTGCAATGGGAATCAGCCGATCTGCAACTCTCGTCCTCGCTTTCCTAATGATCTGTGAAGATATGTCCCTCGCTGATGCAATTCAGACTGTACGCTCACACAGAGGGATCTGCCCCAACTCCGGCTTCCTCAAGCAGCTTCGGGAGTTGGACCTCCAGttaggaagaaggaaaggcagaggggcagaggcCCGCTAG